From the genome of Fusarium keratoplasticum isolate Fu6.1 chromosome 11, whole genome shotgun sequence, one region includes:
- a CDS encoding LysM domain-containing protein — MSYNDDRQGYQQGGNYQGGNYQGGYQQGGYGGDDRQQGGYQQGGYGDDRQQGGYQQGGYQQGGYGGDRQQGGYQQGGYQQGGGPGGGLADTYFSENQQHQGPPGYGNQGPPPYNQGQGQFGGPGGPDGPDGERGVMGALAGGAAGGFGGYKLGGKTGHTKTAAVVGALAGAFGGHKLQDAAEDWKDDRDEKKEEEKRREEEEKRRREEEKRRREDDRYRRDDEGKHRRRRGSHSSSSSDSDSDSGKGRRRRGNYAGNFTASSRDIRLDTHGDYILSASCGRGDGSRSHSSISLNRVLENHRGSFRWVDSGKRGGSNTVTVQHGDTLRTIAARFNCSFDEIARHNNINNPDLIYPGQTLQVPGGGSSGGYGNFGDSARNVRLVDGGQKLEAELSHNGEWCFSSIVLDERIENNHGELRLI, encoded by the coding sequence ATGAGCTACAACGACGACCGTCAGGGCTACCAGCAGGGTGGTAATTACCAGGGTGGTAACTACCAAGGCGGTTACCAGCAGGGCGGATATGGCGGTGACGACCGTCAACAAGGTGGTTACCAACAGGGAGGATACGGCGACGACCGCCAGCAGGGAGGTTACCAGCAAGGAGGATACCAGCAGGGAGGTTATGGTGGTGACCGTCAACAAGGCGGCTATCAGCAAGGTGGCTACCAACAGGGCGGTGGTCCTGGCGGCGGTCTTGCAGACACCTACTTCTCTGAgaaccagcagcaccagGGACCTCCCGGATACGGCAACCAAGGTCCTCCACCCTACAACCAAGGCCAGGGTCAGTTCGGCGGCCCAGGCGGACCTGATGGCCCAGACGGCGAGCGCGGCGTGATGGGTGCTCTCGCTGGAGGTGCTGCCGGTGGCTTTGGCGGCTACAAGCTCGGCGGCAAGACCGGACACACCAAGACAGCTGCCGTCGTCGGTGCCCTTGCCGGTGCCTTTGGTGGCCACAAGCTTCaggatgccgccgaggactGGAAGGATGACcgagatgagaagaaggaagaggagaagcgacgagaggaggaagagaagcgccgaagggaggaagagaagcgcAGGAGAGAGGACGACAGATACAGGAGGGACGATGAAGGAAAGCATAGACGTCGTCGTGGATCTCACTCCAGCTCGAGCTCTGACTCGGACTCTGACTCGGGCAAGGGCAGACGTCGCCGTGGAAACTATGCCGGCAACTTCACTGCCTCTTCCAGAGACATTCGTCTCGATACTCACGGCGACTACATCCTCAGCGCTTCATGCGGACGTGGCGATGGCTCTCGCAGCCACAGttccatctccctcaacaGAGTCCTCGAGAACCACCGCGGCAGCTTCCGCTGGGTCGACAGCGGAAAGCGTGGCGGAAGCAACACTGTCACTGTCCAGCATGGCGACACCCTCCGCACCATCGCAGCCCGTTTCAACTGCTCCTTTGACGAGATTGCCCGccacaacaacatcaacaacccaGACCTCATCTATCCAGGCCAGACGCTCCAAGTTCCAGGCGGTGGCAGCTCTGGTGGGTACGGCAACTTTGGTGATTCGGCGCGCAACGTGCGTCTTGTTGATGGAGGCCAGAAGCTGGAGGCTGAGCTGTCCCACAATGGGGAGTGGTGCTTCAGCTCGATTGTGCTGGATGAACGGATAGAGAACAACCATGGTGAGCTGAGGCTCATCTAG